Proteins co-encoded in one Phycodurus eques isolate BA_2022a chromosome 21, UOR_Pequ_1.1, whole genome shotgun sequence genomic window:
- the LOC133396615 gene encoding cAMP-responsive element modulator-like has translation MAVTGDDTETGSAGELTGTSSILTLAVAQTSTHSSQKPSEDVSQKREQRLMKNREAARQCRRKKKEYVKCLEDRVAVLENQNKTLIEELRAMKDIYRHKME, from the exons ATGGCTGTAACTGGGGATGACACAGAAACAG GCTCTGCAGGTGAGCTCACTGGCACCAGCTCCATCCTCACGCTGGCTGTGGCACAGACCAGCACTCACAGCTCTCAGAAGCCTTCCGAGGATGTGTCACAGAAGAGGGAACAGCGCTTGATGAAGAATAG GGAAGCTGCCCGGCAGTGTCGACGAAAGAAGAAAGAGTATGTTAAATGCCTGGAAGATCGTGTGGCGGTGCTCGAAAATCAAAACAAGACTCTGATTGAGGAGCTTAGAGCCATGAAAGACATCTATCGACACAAAATGGAGTGA